The nucleotide window TGATCACACGCCCGTCGGCAAGCACCACTTCCATCGCCAGGACGTTGTCTTTCATCGAACCATAGCGCACGGTCGAGGTGCCGCTGGCGCGGGTCGCGCACATGCCGCCGATGGTGGCGTCCGCGCCGGGGTCGACGGGGAAAAAGAGGCCGGTGTCGCGCAGGTGAGCGTTGAGCTGCTTGCGCGTTACGCCCGGCTGCACCACCGCATCGAGGTCTTCGGCGTGCACCTCCAAGATGGCGTTCATATTGGAGAAGTCGATCGAAACGCCGCCCATCGGCGCGGCGACGTGACCTTCTAACGACGTCCCAGCGCCGAACGGGATCAGCGGCACGCCCGCGCCGTGGCACAGCTTGGCTAACCGACTGATTTCGTCGGTCGAGTTGGGAAATACGACCGCATCGGGCGGTTGGCAGAGTTGGGAGCCCTCGCCACGGCCATGGGTCTCGCGCACCCCGGCGTTGATCGACACACGCGCGCCGAACAGGGTTTCAAGTTGAGAGTAAATGGCATCGATGGGGCGACTGGGGGCGGTCATGTCTTGGGTTCTCAGTTCGCGGGTTGTGCGGTTGAGCGCGTGAGCAAATCCGTCAGATCGCGAATGCGTCCTTGCGCCATGGCGTTTTTACGCTGTTCGTCGTCCAACTGATAAGACAGTTCGCTGATCTTGCGGATCAGGCGCGTGTATTCGGTGTAGGGGACGGCTTGCATGCCGAAATGACCACGGCTGAACACCACCGGGTTTTGCGATTGCGCGATGACGCTGAGTACGTACGGGTTGGTCAACGTCTGGATGACAGGCTGTGTCGCTTGAGGTGGTATTTCGCTGTAGGTGACTTCGACCACCCAATCGGTGGCGCGTACATCGGAAATTTTGGCGGTGTAGCCGCCGCTGTTGCGCGTGCCCAGCATCACGGCGATCACCATGTCGCGGTTGAAATCGATTGCCACAGGCCAGTTAAGGCGCTGTTCTCCTTGGAATGCCTTCCATTGATCGGACGTGCGCAATGCGAAAACCCCAGGACGCCCCGGCCCGGGCAGGTCGCCGCGGATGGTCGCGCTTTGCTCGACGGGTGTGGACATCAAGGTCGAGCCGCTCGCCCATGCGGGCGCGGGGGCGGCGATGACGGCGCAAAGCAATGACAGAAGGACGGGGCGTATGGTCATGGAATTCAATTGCAGGGGCTTTCAACTCTGGTCTTCATGCAACCAGCGCCGGATCACGCTGATGCTTTTGTTGGGATGGTCCTTGATGATCGTGCCAATTTTCTTTTTCAGTTCCTGAGCGCGCTGCAACCGTACGGGACGTTTTTGCATTTCGCCCGTAATTCGTTCTGCGGCGGGTTTTGTCTGGTCGATCATGAGCGCACTCAACGCACCGGTGTTCCTAAACTCTTCCACCATCATGAACGCTTATGTTTTGCGGGCCAAGAGGGAATGAGATTTTGCCCGCCATACACCCTTATTACAGGATTATGTTATATACTTAAACTCGCATATGGGGTGCGTTGGTTGCGCCGTTGCGGGTGCGGCCGATGTCGAAGGCGATACAGCACGTTATCAACTCCTTCAACGGATCAAAATAATTTGAATTTGTGGAAAACTCGAGGGTTTCAGGCATCGTTTTAATGTTTTTTTCATTTGTGAGATTAATCGTTGTCGATTATTCGGAAAAAACAGTCTATAAAGAGTTGTGGTTATTGGAGTCGTTGGTTGCGCCAAGAAAAATAAGATTTATTTGCACCATTCCGACTTATGATTGCATTTGGGAAGGGTAGAAAACAAAGGTGTTCAATATGACTGTAACTGCAAAAGCCAAAGGTGCTCCGCGCAAGACGAAAGACGGTCCTACGCCCATTGATGCACACGTTGGTGCACGCATTCGCGCCCGCCGCGGACTGTTGGGCATGAGCCAAAAAGATCTTGGCGAAAAGGTCGCTTTGACGTTTCAACAAATTCAAAAGTACGAACGTGGCGCGAACCGGATCGGCTCCGGTCGTCTGTTCGAATTCAGCCGCATTTTGGGTGTTCCCATTTCGTATTTCTTCGACGAAATGACGACCGAGCTGAAATCGTACGCCGACAAAGGCTCGAAAAAAGGCAAGCCCATTCCCGCCAGCGCGCCGGATGCGGAAATTCTGGATCGCCGCGAAACGCTGGAATTGGTCCGCACGTTCTATCAGATCGACGATGCCGTGGTGCGTCAGCGTTTTTTGGAGCTGATGCGGGAATCGGCGCGGGTATGCTCTAAGTAAGCAAACCGGTTTGACGATGACAAAGGCCGATCCACCGTTTGGTGGAGCGGCCTTTTTCGTGCGCAAATCCGTACCGGCGGATTGCGTTCCATCTCAATGCGCGTTTAAATCACGACAGCAGCAACAGCGCGGATGGGGACTATCACAATGAACGATCTGGACATCGCACGGGCGGTCACGCCTCAACCCATCGGCGACATCGCCGCCAAACTCGCTATCCCGGATGATGCTTTGGTGCGATACGGCAATGACAAGGCCAAGGTTGCGCTCGATTGGATCGATGCCCAGAAAGATCAAAACGACGGTCGCTTGGTTTTGGTCACCGCCATTTCACCGACCCCGGCGGGCGAGGGCAAGACCACCACGACGGTTGGCCTCGGCGACGGACTGTCGCGCATCGGCAAGAAAACCGCGATTTGTTTGCGTGAGCCGAGCCTGGGCCCGTGTTTCGGCATGAAGGGTGGCGCGGCGGGCGGCGGTCATGCGCAAGTCATCCCCATGGAAGACATCAACCTGCATTTTACCGGCGATTTTCACGCCATCGCGGCGGCCAACAACTTGCTCGCAGCGATGATCGACAACGCCATCTATTGGCGTCAAGACTTGCACCTGGACAATCGTCGCATCAGTTGGCGGCGCGCCGTGGACATGAACGATCGTTCGTTGCGCGACATGGTCACCAGTTTGGGCGGGGTGGCCAACGGCGCGCCCCGTCAAGGCGGGTTCGACATCACCGCCGCCAGCGAGATCATGGCGATCTTGTGCCTGGCGACCGATCTGAGCGATCTGCAACGCAGACTCGGCAACATCATCATCGGCCAAGATATGGACCAGCAACGCTTCGTGCGGGCATCCGAAATCAAGGCCGAGGGGGCCATGGCCGCGCTGCTCAAGGATGCGCTCAAGCCCAACTTGGTGCAGACCTTGGAAGGCACGCCAGCGTTCGTGCACGGTGGGCCGTTCGCCAACATCGCGCATGGTTGCAATTCGCTGATGGCCACCAAGACGGCTTTGAAGTGCGCCGATTACGTTGTCACCGAAGCCGGCTTCGGCGCGGACCTCGGCGCGGAGAAATTCTTCGACATCAAATGTCGCAAAGGCGGTCTCAAGCCCGACGCCGTGGTGCTGGTGGCGACGTTGCGCGCCCTGAAAATGCAAGGTGGGGCGCAAAAGGGCGAATACGCTCGACCCAACGAAGACGCCTTGATCAAGGGTTTCGAGAACCTGTCGCGCCACGTGGAAAACCTGCACCATTTTGGCGTGCCGGTGGTCGTTGCGCTCAATCGTTTCGCCGAGGACACGGATCAAGAGGTCGATCTATTGCGCCAGAGATGCGCCGAATTGGAGGTCGGGGCGATCGCCTGCACCCATCACGCCGACGGCGGTGCGGGGGCGGAAGAACTTGCCAAGGCGGTGGTCGCGTTGGCGCAATCCGATGCGTCTGAGTTCCGCACCCTTTACCCCGACAATATGCCGTTGTGGGACAAGACCCGCACGGTGGCGCGGATGATGTACGGCGCCCAAGGGGTGATCGCGGACAAAAAAATCCGCGCCAAGTTCAAGATGTATCAAGACGACGGTTTTGGCGATTTACCGGTGTGCATCGCCAAGACTCAGTATAGCTTTTCCACCGACCCGGACTTGCTGGGCGCGCCGTCCAACCATGTGGTGCCGGTGCGCGACGTGCGCTTGTCTGCGGGCGCGGAATTCGTGGTGGTGATCTGCGGTGACATCATGACCATGCCG belongs to Magnetovibrio sp. and includes:
- a CDS encoding protease complex subunit PrcB family protein, whose protein sequence is MTIRPVLLSLLCAVIAAPAPAWASGSTLMSTPVEQSATIRGDLPGPGRPGVFALRTSDQWKAFQGEQRLNWPVAIDFNRDMVIAVMLGTRNSGGYTAKISDVRATDWVVEVTYSEIPPQATQPVIQTLTNPYVLSVIAQSQNPVVFSRGHFGMQAVPYTEYTRLIRKISELSYQLDDEQRKNAMAQGRIRDLTDLLTRSTAQPAN
- a CDS encoding helix-turn-helix transcriptional regulator, which encodes MTVTAKAKGAPRKTKDGPTPIDAHVGARIRARRGLLGMSQKDLGEKVALTFQQIQKYERGANRIGSGRLFEFSRILGVPISYFFDEMTTELKSYADKGSKKGKPIPASAPDAEILDRRETLELVRTFYQIDDAVVRQRFLELMRESARVCSK
- a CDS encoding formate--tetrahydrofolate ligase, whose protein sequence is MNDLDIARAVTPQPIGDIAAKLAIPDDALVRYGNDKAKVALDWIDAQKDQNDGRLVLVTAISPTPAGEGKTTTTVGLGDGLSRIGKKTAICLREPSLGPCFGMKGGAAGGGHAQVIPMEDINLHFTGDFHAIAAANNLLAAMIDNAIYWRQDLHLDNRRISWRRAVDMNDRSLRDMVTSLGGVANGAPRQGGFDITAASEIMAILCLATDLSDLQRRLGNIIIGQDMDQQRFVRASEIKAEGAMAALLKDALKPNLVQTLEGTPAFVHGGPFANIAHGCNSLMATKTALKCADYVVTEAGFGADLGAEKFFDIKCRKGGLKPDAVVLVATLRALKMQGGAQKGEYARPNEDALIKGFENLSRHVENLHHFGVPVVVALNRFAEDTDQEVDLLRQRCAELEVGAIACTHHADGGAGAEELAKAVVALAQSDASEFRTLYPDNMPLWDKTRTVARMMYGAQGVIADKKIRAKFKMYQDDGFGDLPVCIAKTQYSFSTDPDLLGAPSNHVVPVRDVRLSAGAEFVVVICGDIMTMPGLPRHPSAEGIRVNADGEIEGLF